From Mercenaria mercenaria strain notata chromosome 17, MADL_Memer_1, whole genome shotgun sequence, the proteins below share one genomic window:
- the LOC123537319 gene encoding TBC1 domain family member 7-like → MADERNFRSYYYEKVGFRAVEEKKSIELLLKDKPLDVEKLRQYCLRFPVSARYRVYLWKIILGILPANQDSHDFVLKNRTEQYNHLRHALDVMRKVDNTTPHTVIFLKMFLIEEGLLPFNDNDLLSNPEYEAYVHIAKAILGMVENQVDAYWITNRFYRTFRKNYKECIPILVEKVKASLKKEDGNQKLIAHFDKHDMWKALPLKEWLNCGFASILPESSFERIGDILLGGSVMILIYIAVALFVTLRRPLLSMKSQEEMLKYLAQIPEDSGDVLVSKAIDMWEKHGHHLTKSDSPGPGNKSPTILHSFTL, encoded by the exons ATGGCCGATGAAAGAAATTTTCGGAGCTACTACTATGAAAAAGTCGGATTCCGTGCAGTAGAAGAGAAAAAATCAATTGAATTACTCCTGAAAGACAAACCACTTGATGTTGAAAAGCTAAGGCAGTACTGTCTACGTTTTCCAGTGTCTGCTCGATATAGGGTCTATCTGTGGAAAATCATTCTAG GTATTTTACCAGCCAATCAAGACTCACATGATTTTGTTTTgaagaatagaacagaacagtaCAACCATCTACGTCATGCCCTTGATGTAATGAGAAAAGTGGACAACACAACACCGCATACTGTTATCTTccttaaaatgtttctaattgAAGAAGGACTGCTTCCATTCAATGATAATGACTTG CTTTCCAACCCAGAATATGAAGCATATGTACACATAGCAAAGGCAATATTAGGTATGGTAGAAAACCAGGTTGATGCGTACTGGATTACAAATAGATTCTACAGAACGTTCAGGAAAAATTACAAGGAGTGTATTCCAATACTG GTAGAGAAGGTGAAAGCATCGCTGAAGAAGGAAGATGGAAACCAGAAATTGATAGCTCACTTTGACAAGCATGATATGTGGAAAGCATTACCTCTTAAAGAATGGTTAAATTGTGGATTTGCTTCTATTTTACCTGAGTCATCTTTTGAAAG GATTGGAGATATACTGCTTGGTGGTTCGGTAATGATTTTGATCTATATTGCCGTGGCATTGTTTGTTACTCTAAGACGACCTCTGCTCAGTATGAAATCACAAGAAGAAATGCTTAAATATCTGGCACAG ataccaGAGGACAGTGGAGATGTTCTAGTTAGTAAAGCAATAGACATGTGGGAAAAACACGGACATCATCTTACAAAATCTGACTCTCCGGGACCTGGAAATAAATCACCAACAATATTACACAGTTTTACCTTATGA